GCTCGCCAGACTCTCTGCCACCGGGACTTGGTTATCCGACACAATTACACTGATGCTGGGGATGCCCAAATAAGCTAATTCCCACGAAGTAGTTCCGCAGGCATGTATTGCTAAATCCGAATTAAGCATATGTGAAATAACGCTTTTAGGATTGTATATTAAGTCTATTTCATAATTTAGCTGGCTATGCATTTTTTCCAGATTTTCTCTGTGGATATTAGCCGGACCCATGACAGCGGTTACCCTTATATTAAAATCCAAGTGGTTTAACGCCTTAAGTACCTTGCCAGTAACATTATTTTTATCGGCTCCGCCCATGTTTAAAAAAATACGCTCTAATCTTGGGCTAACTTCTGCACCGCTCCTTTCGAAGCGAACAAATTCCTGCCTTAAAATTATGTATTCCGGGCCTAATAATAACTTTGCGTTATTAGTACACTTATAATCGCTTTCGCGAAACCCCGGGTTTTGGTTTAAAATAATGTCCGCCGCAAATTCGCAAGAAGCCATGTCATCAATACATAACAATTTGAGCCCGCCTTCTTTAATAATATTCTGGTAGGCCGTACCGAATGCATACCCATCCGCAATAATCCAGTCTGCCTTGAATTGCCTTGTCTGTTTTTTCGTTTCCTCTGCATCTTTCCTGCTTCCACTTTCGGTATTAATTTTTTGAGCGCGTACCTTCTCCGACACGAATATATCCAAAAGATTCGCCGATATATCGTTAAAAATGAAGCAGGTATTATCACCTTTCGCCTTAAATGCCTGTGCCAGCGCCAAAGAACGAATACCGTGTCCTATCCCGATTTCATTATTTGCATCGCAACGAAAAAGTATATTCATATCACCGCGCTTTTATTTAATCTTGTGCGCCTTTTTAGCGACCAAGAATGCATGGCCACTGCTTCCGGAAGACCGCAACATATCCTGGATAACATTGACATTCTTCTCGCCATCCTCACCAAGCAATAGCTTCATAAGGTAGCAATCTTTGAACCTATCTTCGCAATGCGTCATGCCGTAGTCTCTGGCCATACTCGCATCGAGAAGTCCCGGAGTTGTAAACTCCGTTACGTCAAACCCATTTTTTTTAAGGAGCTCGCTCATTCCATCCTTTGAAAAGAAATTAATTTGAGGGAAACTAAAATTTGGGTGATCCTTTCCCATGATAAAGTAATCGAATCCGTCTATGCACGGAAAAGAAAGTATTAACAGGCCCTCTTGTTTTAAAATTTTGCATACACTCGCCAAAAATTTATCTGTATAAAATGACTGCTGGATCACCTCAAACATAGTTACAATGTCATATGACTCCGCTTCAATCTTTCCGCCTTCGATACTATTATAGACCTTAAACCCCTTCTCCCTGCATATCCGCCGAGCTCGGCTATTCAATTCTGCCCCCTCTAGGCTGCCCTTGGGAGCCGATTTCCGCAATACCTCTAGCGATGTCCCTATGCTGCAGCCGACATCAAGCATTCTGAAAATATAATCTTTATCAAAATTTTTATATATAACTTCAGCTACATATTCCATGCGCTGTTTCCATATTACGTCCTTCCTGGCCTCTTCGGTATTTTTTAATATCTCCTCAGACCAATAATTGGCAGATTCGCTTTCCGAATGAAACTTAGTTATAGCGGCATAGTCGGGACGCGGGTTTAGATAGACAGTACCGCAACTGCATTTTTCATATAATTGGTTATACTTAGCCGTAAATCTTTCTTTTTGGGCGTCTATTCCGCATGCGGGACAGTTTATTTTGACAAGATTAGTTTCATCGCCGAATAAACGGCCCAATTCCTTGTCCGCTATCTTTTCGTAGTTCTGCAGTTGATTCTTCGGCCTTATAGCAGTTTCTTTCATTTAACCATGCTTCCTTGTTGAGCTTTTATATCTTTTAAATCGTCTTTATTCTCTAAAACTTTTTCGAACGCCCTTACGATATCGTCCATGTCGCTCTTTTTTAAAGGATAATGACAAAGCGAGGTAATCAACAGTTCATGATTATAAAGCTTTTCTGCCACGGGCAGCATGCCTTTTCCGTATCTTATCTCTTTGCCGTAAAACGGGCAGCTGAACGGGCACCCTTTGCTTCCGTAACCTATTTTCTCCCTATAAGTTCTTCGTAAATGCTGCGGTTTCGCATAACCGGCAGCTACGGCCACACCTTCGGCAACTACGGCTTTCACAAATGTATCTCTCGCAATACCAACCTTTTCTTCGTCATACCTCATAGGCAGAACAAAATAGACGCTCTTGCATCTTGCTGATACTTTGGCCGGCGTAATTCCGGATTTTAATTTATTTATTCCGTCAGAAAGATAATTTGCCAACCCTATTCTATGTTCGGTTAACATATCCAATTTATGAAACTGACCGATGCCTATCGCCGCTTCAATTTCCGTCATGCGGTAATTCCAACCGATTAAATTGACTATGCTTTCTTCTTCCGGCAAGCTGTCAACTATGTTTTCTGCATGGTTTCGTATTAACCGCATCCTCCGGGCGAAATTTTCGTCATTAGTTATTGCTACGCCCCCCTCTCCGGTCGTAATGGTCTTGTGCTGATTAAAACTGAATATGCCTATACGGCCAATTGTCCCAACAAATCTGCCATTGTAGATGGCTCCGGGTGCCTGTGCACAATCTTCTATAACGATCAAATTATGTTTCCTTGCGATAGCCATTATCTCATCCATCTTTGCTGGGTGGCCGAAAAGATGCACAACGATTATAGCTTTAGTTTTATCACTTATCGCCTGTTCCACCTTTTTAGGATCCAGGCCATAAGTCTCGTCTTCTATATCCGCGAATACGGGTATTGCGTTGGCCATTAATATGCTGGTGGATGTAGCGGACATCGTATAAGGCGTAACTATAACTTCGTCACCAGGGCCTATGCCGGTGGCAGCTAAAGCTATGTGTAGGCCAGCAGTTGCTGAGTTTATGGTTATGGCATGCCGCACGTTGAAATATTTGCAAAATTCCTCTTCCAGCTTCTTTACTTTGGGTCCGCCAAGAAAACCATCCCCCATTTTAGCGACGAAACCAGAAAGAACCCCCGTCTTAAGTACCTCGAGAATTTCTTTCTTTTCCTCTTTGCCGAGAACCGGATGTGAAGGGAAAGGTGTATTCCTTACTTTTTCGCCTCCCAATAAAGCCAGCTTTGCCATTACAAGCTCCTTCTTCGCTACTTCGATTTGATTACTATATCTGTTTTCTTCAAGGGTAAGTATACTCTAGCGCCCTTCTGGTTTTTTCCTGATTCATGAGCTGCGGAGATTAGCTCCAAAACCGCTCTGCCGTCATTCCCCGAAGACATCGGCTTTCCACCGCTTTTAATACAAGACACTATGTCTTCTACAGCCCTCACCATAGTATCTCGTAATCCGATTTCAAAGACAGGGCCTTTTTCCTGCAGGCATTTATATCCAGAAAATTTGGGATGTTCTATAACATCCCAATGTACGGCTCTGTATCCGCTATTCTCGATTCGTATTCTCCCCTTACTTCCGTATATATCTACTTCGGATATAAGATAATCCTTCACATTCATACCGTGCATAGCTGCGCTGACCCCGCTCTTAAAATAGAGATATGTATCGACTGTAGGGTCGACTTCATTTTCCTTACCGTCGAAATTACTCCAGACCCATGCAACTTCGCCAAAAAAGAATCGCAATAAATCCAGGCGATGTACACCGGTATTTGCAATTCCTGAGGTATAATAAGTATCCACATGCTGAATATTGCCCAACTTGCCGTCTTCAATATATTTTTGAATATCCTGATGAAGCCTGTCCCAGCGCCTCAGATGGTTAACCGCCAAAATAACCTTATACCCGCATAAGCGTATCATCTCGTCGGCTTCCGCCAATGTTTCGGCCATGGGTTTTTCGCAAAAAATCGCTTTCACTCCAGCTTCAACTGCTTTTTTGCATATGTCCAGCCTTACCGAGCTGGGAGTGCATATGCTTAGAATATCTATCTTTTCCTTTTTTAACATCTCGCCATAATCCGAATACAGATTTTTAATATTCCATTTTTTCCCGAACTTCCGTAATTGTTCTGCTTCAATGTCTGCTGCTGCCAAAAGTTCGGTTTCGGGGCAAAATTTATATGCGCCGGCATGCGTGGCTATAGAATCCTTTCTCTTGGAATCGTTGTCAAAATCGCTTGCAATGCGC
The DNA window shown above is from Candidatus Omnitrophota bacterium and carries:
- a CDS encoding DegT/DnrJ/EryC1/StrS family aminotransferase; its protein translation is MAKLALLGGEKVRNTPFPSHPVLGKEEKKEILEVLKTGVLSGFVAKMGDGFLGGPKVKKLEEEFCKYFNVRHAITINSATAGLHIALAATGIGPGDEVIVTPYTMSATSTSILMANAIPVFADIEDETYGLDPKKVEQAISDKTKAIIVVHLFGHPAKMDEIMAIARKHNLIVIEDCAQAPGAIYNGRFVGTIGRIGIFSFNQHKTITTGEGGVAITNDENFARRMRLIRNHAENIVDSLPEEESIVNLIGWNYRMTEIEAAIGIGQFHKLDMLTEHRIGLANYLSDGINKLKSGITPAKVSARCKSVYFVLPMRYDEEKVGIARDTFVKAVVAEGVAVAAGYAKPQHLRRTYREKIGYGSKGCPFSCPFYGKEIRYGKGMLPVAEKLYNHELLITSLCHYPLKKSDMDDIVRAFEKVLENKDDLKDIKAQQGSMVK
- the pseG gene encoding UDP-2,4-diacetamido-2,4,6-trideoxy-beta-L-altropyranose hydrolase; protein product: MNILFRCDANNEIGIGHGIRSLALAQAFKAKGDNTCFIFNDISANLLDIFVSEKVRAQKINTESGSRKDAEETKKQTRQFKADWIIADGYAFGTAYQNIIKEGGLKLLCIDDMASCEFAADIILNQNPGFRESDYKCTNNAKLLLGPEYIILRQEFVRFERSGAEVSPRLERIFLNMGGADKNNVTGKVLKALNHLDFNIRVTAVMGPANIHRENLEKMHSQLNYEIDLIYNPKSVISHMLNSDLAIHACGTTSWELAYLGIPSISVIVSDNQVPVAESLAS
- a CDS encoding Gfo/Idh/MocA family oxidoreductase; the protein is MYGRRKEGNTVFKAAIVGCGRIASDFDNDSKRKDSIATHAGAYKFCPETELLAAADIEAEQLRKFGKKWNIKNLYSDYGEMLKKEKIDILSICTPSSVRLDICKKAVEAGVKAIFCEKPMAETLAEADEMIRLCGYKVILAVNHLRRWDRLHQDIQKYIEDGKLGNIQHVDTYYTSGIANTGVHRLDLLRFFFGEVAWVWSNFDGKENEVDPTVDTYLYFKSGVSAAMHGMNVKDYLISEVDIYGSKGRIRIENSGYRAVHWDVIEHPKFSGYKCLQEKGPVFEIGLRDTMVRAVEDIVSCIKSGGKPMSSGNDGRAVLELISAAHESGKNQKGARVYLPLKKTDIVIKSK
- a CDS encoding class I SAM-dependent methyltransferase, with the protein product MKETAIRPKNQLQNYEKIADKELGRLFGDETNLVKINCPACGIDAQKERFTAKYNQLYEKCSCGTVYLNPRPDYAAITKFHSESESANYWSEEILKNTEEARKDVIWKQRMEYVAEVIYKNFDKDYIFRMLDVGCSIGTSLEVLRKSAPKGSLEGAELNSRARRICREKGFKVYNSIEGGKIEAESYDIVTMFEVIQQSFYTDKFLASVCKILKQEGLLILSFPCIDGFDYFIMGKDHPNFSFPQINFFSKDGMSELLKKNGFDVTEFTTPGLLDASMARDYGMTHCEDRFKDCYLMKLLLGEDGEKNVNVIQDMLRSSGSSGHAFLVAKKAHKIK